One Amaranthus tricolor cultivar Red isolate AtriRed21 chromosome 1, ASM2621246v1, whole genome shotgun sequence DNA window includes the following coding sequences:
- the LOC130810653 gene encoding pentatricopeptide repeat-containing protein At3g20730-like, protein MSSSLLIRQISISSLINSLVKTHKFLQSLILFKNANSSLSSSILDLSIFPSLLQSCVHLSLLNLGKCIHGYVSKRGFSSSIDINTGFVELYLNFCKTKDAYQLFGEMPVRDQRYFNFVIPAFGSSRSYIETLNSFEESISSGFTTFSESVRRAIIACGELRMLDKGRWIHGYVINHGFDNNILICNALISMYVKMGELDSAHDAFDSMKSRDLVSYNTLISGYTQSRNWSKALGVFQSMKESGGDIVHNNVTLIALVFICAHSGNLNQGMSIHGHCIRRGWLADPRLGTAILDMYAKCGKIECAGMLFEEDAFEKTLVSWNSLIVGYSKARYYQKAIDLFKRMFVRSSFKADSFTLSNVIPAYADVRSIEGIKSIHGLILKQGIDMEAKVVLATTMVDAYGKCSDVVAAERLFYDIKVPDTSTWNSMLTGYHSNECAHKGVLLFRKMLKSCVLPDTITITKLLQLFGLLESLKLGSMAHGYVLINGFSSHLKVGTALLDMYFRCKSMENAEQLFRLMDYKSIITWNAMLSGYVKVASYARAIRMFCQMQLKGVNVGDSVTFISLIQASTASLTSYGTDVAHAYIIKLGFDSETMVINSLIDAYAKNGRIGNASSLFAHMGRIRDECSWNVMIAGYGMNGRGEKSCELVDQMIENGYRPDNITFTSLLSACAHSGLIDEGCKYFDMMMKNFKIQPCLEHWTCIFNMLGRAGNLEEAYKLILTCEERNLAGAVPSVSAAIWGTFMDACRMYTNIELGEIAGRKLLELLPENSGYPILLSQLYSSTKKWDEAVKARQLISEGVLVKETAFSSISSRTYSKKPVDFVFVCVGVLSDIAQHRKRISMSIKKVKKKRKLLFLNQKLCLLN, encoded by the exons ATGTCATCTTCTCTTCTTATTCGTCAAATTTCCATTTCTTCCCTCATCAATTCTTTGGTCAAAACCCACAAATTCCTTCAATCTCTAATCCTCTTCAAGAATGCTAACTCATCTCTCTCCTCCTCAATTCTTGACCTTTCTATCTTTCCTTCCCTTCTTCAATCTTGTGTACACTTATCCCTTCTTAATCTTGGGAAATGTATTCATGGGTATGTCTCGAAACGTGGGTTTTCTTCTTCAATTGACATCAATACAGGTTTTGTTGAACTGTACTTAAATTTTTGTAAAACTAAAGATGCATACCAGTTGTTTGGTGAAATGCCCGTTAGAGATCAAAGGTATTTTAACTTTGTAATTCCTGCTTTTGGATCTTCTCGATCATACATTGAGACATTAAATAGTTTTGAGGAATCTATATCTTCAGGTTTCACCACATTCTCGGAATCAGTTCGTCGAGCTATAATTGCATGTGGTGAACTGAGAATGTTAGATAAGGGAAGATGGATTCATGGTTATGTTATTAATCATGGGTTTGATAATAATATTCTTATTTGTAACGCGTTGATTTCAATGTATGTCAAGATGGGCGAGCTTGATTCGGCTCATGATGCATTCGATTCCATGAAAAGTAGGGATTTGGTTTCTTATAACACCTTAATTTCAGGGTATACACAATCTAGGAATTGGTCGAAAGCTTTGGGTGTTTTCCAATCGATGAAAGAATCTGGTGGAGACATTGTTCATAACAATGTGACCCTTATAGCTCTTGTTTTCATTTGTGCTCACTCTGGGAATCTTAACCAAGGAATGAGTATCCATGGGCATTGCATTAGACGGGGGTGGTTGGCTGATCCTCGTTTAGGTACAGCGATTCTTGACATGTATGCAAAATGTGGTAAAATCGAGTGTGCAGGAATGTTGTTTGAAGAAGACGCATTTGAGAAGACTTTGGTGTCCTGGAATTCGCTTATCGTTGGTTATTCAAAAGCTAGATATTACCAAAAGGCAATCGATCTTTTCAAAAGAATGTTTGTACGTTCGAGTTTCAAGGCTGATTCGTTCACTCTTTCGAATGTCATACCAGCATATGCTGATGTACGTAGTATCGAAGGAATAAAGTCAATCCATGGACTAATATTGAAGCAAGGCATTGATATGGAAGCTAAAGTTGTTCTAGCTACTACTATGGTTGATGCATATGGGAAATGTTCTGATGTCGTTGCTGCTGAACGGTTGTTTTACGACATTAAAGTACCCGATACTTCTACATGGAATTCAATGCTTACAGGGTATCATTCGAACGAATGTGCTCATAAGGGTGTGCTGCTTTTtcgaaaaatgcttaaaagcTGTGTGTTACCCGACACTATCACTATAACCAAACTACTACAATTGTTTGGGCTGCTAGAATCGTTGAAGCTTGGAAGTATGGCTCATGGATATGTACTTATTAATGGGTTTTCTTCCCATCTCAAGGTGGGAACCGCACTGCTCGATATGTACTTCAGGTGCAAATCTATGGAGAACGCCGAACAGCTTTTTAGATTGATGGATTACAAAAGTATCATTACCTGGAACGCTATGCTTTCGGGATATGTTAAGGTAGCTTCATATGCACGTGCAATTAGAATGTTCTGTCAAATGCAGTTGAAAGGTGTTAATGTAGGCGATTCTGTCACGTTTATCTCTCTCATTCAAGCATCTACCGCCTCTTTAACAAGTTATGGTACCGATGTGGCTCATGCTTATATAATCAAACTTGGGTTTGATTCTGAGACAATGGTTATAAATTCACTAATCGATGCATATGCAAAGAATGGTCGTATAGGCAACGCGAGTTCTTTGTTTGCACACATGGGTCGAATCAGAGACGAGTGTTCTTGGAATGTAATGATTGCTGGATATGGAATGAACGGTCGAGGAGAAAAGAGTTGTGAACTTGTAGATCAGATGATTGAAAATGGATATCGGCCTGATAACATTACATTCACTTCTTTGCTTTCGGCTTGTGCTCATTCTGGTTTGATCGATGAAGGGTGCAAGTATTTTGATATGatgatgaaaaattttaaaattcagcCATGTTTGGAGCATTGGACTTGCATTTTTAACATGTTGGGAAGGGCTGGGAACTTGGAAGAAGCATACAAATTGATTCTAACTTGCGAGGAACGGAATCTTGCGGGTGCAGTACCATCTGTATCGGCTGCCATATGGGGTACTTTTATGGATGCTTGTAGAATGTACACAAACATAGAACTCGGTGAAATAGCTGGGAGAAAGCTACTAGAATTGTTACCCGAAAACAGTGGATATCCAATACTATTGTCCCAGTTATATTCTTCAACAAAGAAGTGGGATGAAGCAGTGAAGGCAAGGCAATTGATTAGTGAAGGAGTTTTAGTGAAGGAAACAGCTTTTAGTTCTATCAGCAG TCGCACCTACAGCAAGAAGCCTGTTGATTTTGTCTTTGTATGTGTAGGAGTCCTCTCGGATATAGCTCAACATAGAAAACGGATATCG ATGAGTATCAAGAAGGttaagaagaagaggaagcttTTATTTCTCAATCAAAAATTATGCCtcttaaactaa
- the LOC130818173 gene encoding dirigent protein 16-like, whose amino-acid sequence MFNKSSMLFVVMLLLAATVHTAKSVAPPEEPIIELYMHDILGGSSPTARPITGLLGNIYSGQVPFARPLGFIPPKNGVAIPNSDGSVPTLNLNGVPLGTGLAGTSFAGNNNNNNNQNLNTAQLLPDGLSLGFGTITVIDDILTTSPDLGSQTVGKAQGVYVSSSAVGSTQMMAFTAMLEGGEYGDSINFYGIYKIGSTMSRLSVTGGTGKFKNACGFAELRPLVPTGQHITDGAEALLRIIVHLKY is encoded by the coding sequence ATGTTCAACAAATCATCTATGTTGTTTGTCGTGATGCTGCTTCTAGCAGCAACAGTGCACACAGCAAAATCTGTGGCTCCCCCGGAAGAACCCATCATCGAATTATATATGCACGACATTCTAGGAGGGAGTAGTCCCACAGCCCGGCCTATCACTGGTCTTCTCGGGAACATCTATAGCGGGCAAGTTCCCTTTGCTAGGCCACTTGGGTTTATTCCTCCTAAAAATGGGGTGGCTATCCCTAACAGTGATGGGTCTGTTCCGACTCTCAACCTAAACGGCGTACCCTTAGGAACAGGGCTGGCCGGAACATCCTTTGCCggaaacaacaataacaacaacaaccagAACCTTAACACAGCACAGCTTTTGCCTGATGGTTTAAGCCTAGGATTCGGGACTATCACTGTTATCGATGATATTCTGACAACTTCTCCTGATTTGGGGTCACAGACAGTCGGTAAGGCGCAGGGTGTTTACGTTTCAAGTTCAGCTGTAGGCTCCACACAGATGATGGCATTCACTGCTATGCTCGAGGGAGGGGAGTACGGGGACAGCATCAATTTCTATGGTATTTACAAGATTGGAAGTACGATGTCTAGGCTATCGGTGACTGGTGGGACTGGAAAGTTCAAGAATGCTTGCGGGTTTGCTGAGCTTCGGCCCTTGGTACCAACTGGACAGCATATTACAGACGGGGCAGAGGCATTGCTAAGGATTATTGTCCATCTCAAATACTGA
- the LOC130818148 gene encoding glutaredoxin-C11-like, whose protein sequence is MERVNELAKSKAAVIFAKSSDCMCHSIKTLFYDLGASPAVYEIDRDPRGREIETALQRLGCKPTVPAIFIGGKFVGSAKDVLAAHLTGSLKDMLIAAKAIWF, encoded by the coding sequence ATGGAAAGAGTAAATGAGTTAGCTAAGTCAAAGGCAGCAGTAATATTTGCTAAGAGTTCAGATTGTATGTGTCATAGCATAAAGACATTATTCTATGACCTAGGAGCCAGTCCGGCGGTCTACGAAATCGACCGAGACCCGAGAGGTCGAGAAATCGAGACCGCATTGCAAAGGCTTGGGTGTAAGCCCACTGTTCCAGCCATATTTATTGGTGGTAAGTTTGTTGGGTCTGCTAAAGATGTTCTTGCTGCTCATCTAACTGGCTCTCTCAAAGACATGCTTATTGCTGCTAAGGCTATTTGGTTCTAA
- the LOC130818142 gene encoding glutaredoxin-C11-like, whose amino-acid sequence MDRVSELARTKAAVIFTKSSCCMCHSINTLFYDLGASPAVYELDREARGREMEWALQRLGCNPTVPAVFIGGKFVGSAKDVLGAHLNGSLRDMLIEAKAIWF is encoded by the coding sequence ATGGATAGAGTAAGTGAGTTAGCAAGAACAAAGGCAGCAGTAATCTTTACAAAGAGTTCATGTTGTATGTGTCATAGTATCAACACCCTATTTTACGATCTAGGAGCAAGCCCCGCGGTATATGAGCTAGATCGAGAGGCTAGAGGCCGAGAAATGGAGTGGGCATTACAGCGATTAGGCTGTAATCCGACTGTTCCTGCTGTCTTTATAGGCGGAAAATTCGTAGGGTCCGCAAAGGATGTGCTTGGTGCTCACCTTAATGGATCCCTTAGAGATATGCTTATTGAAGCTAAAGCTATTTGGTTCTAG
- the LOC130818156 gene encoding chaperonin CPN60, mitochondrial-like produces MFRATAAIANRARTNSRTIGGRLNWSRNYAAKEVRFGEDARKSMLAGIEQLADAVKVTMGPRGRNVVIEQSFGAPKVTKDGVTVAKSIEFKDKFRNLGASLVKQVANSTNDVAGDGTTCATVLTRAILIEGVRSVGVGMNAMDLRRGMTMAVDAVVDYLKSRARMISTSEEIAQVGTISANGEREIGELIAKAMEKVGKEGVITIQDGKTLFNELEVVEGMKLDRGYISPYFITNQKTQKCELDDPLILIHEKKITSINAVVKALELALKRQKPLLIVAEDVDSEALATLILNKIRAGLKVCAVKAPGFGDNRKANLQDLATLTGGTVITEELGMNIEKLEYDMLGSCKKITVSKDDTVILDGAGDKKAIEERCEQIRSSIELSTSDYDKEKLEERLAKLSGGVAVLKIGGASEAEVGEKKDRVTDALNATKAAVAEGIVPGGGVALLYASKELDKLQTANYDQKIGVQIIQAALKTPVHTIASNAGVEGALVVGKLLEQDDHDLGFDAAKGEYVNMIKSGIIDPLKVIRTALSDAASVSALMTTTEAVIVEAPKDEDSAGAMGGMGGMGGMGGMGY; encoded by the exons ATGTTCCGCGCAACCGCCGCCATCGCTAATCGTGCTCGCACCAACAGCCGCACT ATTGGTGGTAGATTAAATTGGAGCAGAAATTATGCTGCTAAGGAGGTTAGATTTGGTGAAGATGCCCGAAAATCTATGCTTGCTGGTATTGAACAACTTGCTGATGCTGTTAAAGTCACTATGGGACCTAGG GGGCGTAATGTGGTGATTGAGCAAAGTTTTGGGGCTCCTAAAGTGACAAAAGATGGTGTAACAGTGGCCAAAAGTATTGAATTCAAGGACAAATTTAGGAATTTGGGTGCCAGCCTTGTTAAGCAAGTAGCCAATTCCACTAATGATGTTGCTGGGGATG GAACTACTTGTGCAACAGTTCTTACCAGGGCAATATTGATTGAGGGAGTAAGGTCAGTTGGAGTTGGAATGAATGCAATGGACCTTAGAAGAGGCATGACTATGGCAGTTGATGCTGTGGTGGATTACTTGAAGAGTAGAGCAAGGATGATTAGTACCTCGGAAGAGATTGCACAG GTGGGTACCATATCAGCAAATGGCGAGAGGGAAATCGGAGAGTTGATTGCAAAGGCTATGGAGAAGGTTGGAAAGGAAGGAGTAATCACAATTCAA gaTGGCAAGACATTGTTTAATGAACTTGAAGTTGTGGAGGGTATGAAGCTGGACAGAGGTTACATTTCTCCTTATTTTATCACCAaccaaaaaacccaaaaatgt GAATTGGATGATCCACTTATTTTGATTCATGAGAAGAAAATCACCAGTATCAATGCTGTTGTAAAAGCCCTTGAATTGGCACTGAAG AGACAAAaaccattgttgattgttgctGAAGATGTTGACAGCGAGGCCTTGGCAACTCTCATTTTGAATAAAATCCGAGCTGGACTAAAG GTTTGTGCCGTTAAAGCTCCTGGCTTTGGAGACAATAGGAAAGCCAATTTGCAGGATCTTGCAACCCTTACTGGTGGAACG GTTATTACCGAGGAGCTCGGGATGAACATAGAAAAGCTGGAATATGATATGCTAGGTTCATGCAAAAAG ATCACTGTCTCAAAGGACGACACGGTGATTCTTGATGGTGCGGGTGATAAAAAAGCCATTGAAGAAAGATGTGAACAG ATCAGGTCTAGTATCGAACTGAGCACTTCAGATTATGACAAAGAGAAGCTGGAAGAGAGGCTAGCAAAGCTATCTGGCGGAGTAGCTGTTTTGAAG ATTGGAGGAGCTAGTGAAGCTGAAGTTGGTGAAAAGAAAGATAGAGTGACTGATGCTTTGAATGCCACTAAAGCTGCTGTTGCGGAAGGTATTGTACCCGGTGGTGGTGTAGCACTTCTTTATGCTTCAAAAGAATTGGACAAGCTACAGACCGCTAACTACGATCAGAAGATTGGAGTACAGATCATACAGGCAGCATTGAag ACTCCCGTGCACACAATTGCTTCAAATGCTGGTGTGGAGGGAGCTCTTGTAGTTGGCAAACTATTAGAGCAGGATGATCACGATCTTGGTTTTGATGCGGCCAAAG GTGAATACGTAAATATGATCAAATCTGGAATCATCGACCCATTGAAAGTTATTAGGACTGCTTTGTCTGATGCTGCTAG TGTGTCGGCTTTGATGACTACAACTGAAGCTGTTATAGTTGAGGCACCCAAAGACGAGGACTCTGCCGGTGCAATGGGTGGTATGGGTGGAATGGGCGGTATGGGCGGTATGGGTTACTGA